One genomic window of Candidatus Beckwithbacteria bacterium includes the following:
- a CDS encoding transcription elongation factor GreA — MISRQHLPRYEFTQEGFDKLLLEQEQLTQNRVGAVKDLAEARAMGDLSENGYYKAARAKLSSIDSRLGRLKLMIKYAVILESSKSGAVDFGCKVTVQVGSLKREFQIVGKEESDPSAGKISGHSPIGQALMGKKKGEKVLVQIPAGEVEYEILVVE; from the coding sequence GTGATTTCAAGACAACATCTTCCTAGATACGAATTTACCCAAGAAGGTTTTGATAAGCTTTTGCTTGAGCAAGAGCAACTGACTCAAAACCGGGTTGGAGCAGTCAAAGATTTAGCTGAGGCTCGGGCTATGGGCGATCTATCAGAAAATGGCTACTATAAAGCAGCTCGGGCCAAACTCTCCTCTATTGATTCGCGTTTAGGCCGGCTTAAACTCATGATCAAATATGCTGTGATCTTGGAAAGCAGCAAATCCGGGGCTGTTGATTTTGGTTGTAAAGTTACAGTGCAAGTTGGTTCCCTAAAGCGAGAATTTCAAATTGTGGGCAAAGAAGAATCAGATCCTTCAGCTGGGAAAATTTCTGGTCACTCACCGATTGGTCAAGCTTTGATGGGCAAGAAAAAAGGTGAGAAAGTTTTGGTACAAATTCCAGCCGGGGAAGTTGAGTATGAGATTTTAGTTGTGGAGTAA